The sequence CAGAGAGGATTATAGGTGACGAAAAAAGTATAGAATATCGCCATTTCATAGCAAGTATAGGACCTGATGCCAAAGAATTTGAGAGAGCTGTACGAGGTCACTGGGGAGTAGAAAACAAGGTACACTGGGTTTTGGATGTTACATACAATGAAGATGGTAGCAGGATAAGAAAAGATTATGGAGCAGAGAACATGGCATTGTTGAGGCGATTAACCATGAATTTACTGAGAAAAGATGATACAAAATATATGAGCCTAAAGAAAAAAAGATTAAATTGTATGATTGATGAAGAGTATCTGAAGTATATATTATTTGAATAAAACAGGGATTCGCAAGGTGAAGTATACTTGTACATAAAAATTGTTTTACTAATTCACAAATTTCATAAAAACAACATGGTAAGACGTCCGATTAAAATAAAATATGACTATATACTTTACTCAGGACACAGCAAGTCCAGTTGAATTAATGGCAAATCCCGGAGCGACTGTTAATTTGGCTCGGAGCCATGGATGGCGGAGAGCCAAATTCCAGAGTGAGCGGAGCATGGATGCGGAGCGAACGGCAAGCGGAGGGATGCCATTTAATTCTCCCTGAGCTAAGGGGATAGTCATAAAATAAAATTTAAAAAAAAGCCAAGTTAAAATTTGGGTAGAAGCTTTTTAAATGATTTTGCCCTGTTACTTACTTACTCTTTTTCGGAATCGGTCCCCTGAGGTGAAGAAACCGCTTTATATATTATATCTCCGGGTTTTATTAACCCTAGTTCCTTCCGCGCAAGTTCTTCTATATATTCATCGCTGTTAAGGCGTTCTATTTCCTCCTCTAATTCCTTTTTTTCCAGGATAGCTGCCTCTATTTTCCCTTTAACTTCTAACTGCTGACGTTTTATTTCATTTATTTTAAGCTGTTGGGAAACAAAGGTAGATACAATATAAATAATGACAGCCATAATAATCAGGTGGCGTATTTTAAATTTTCTTTTTCTTTTAGGGACTTGTTTTGACATGTACATTTGCTTCTCCCCCCAACCAGCATCACCAATAGACTTCACCAAGTGTCTATTTTTAACCATTCTCCTGATACGCAGATCTTCAAACCAATTACATCGTGGTTATTGGCTATTTCGGGTTGAAAGTTTAGGTTTCTTGCTGCTTTTATCTTAAATTTATAAATTTATATTCTACAATAATTGATAAAATCCTTTTTGCTATAGCTTTAGTTTTTTAATTATTAAAAACGGCCATAAGCAAAACCTCTGTAATGCTCTATACGGCCAAAGAATGACCCTTCCGATTTTGATAAAGAGTACTATAAACCTCCGTGACAGCAGGGTTTTATATATGAACAAACCTAGAAGATGGGCAGCTATATTATATGCCCTGATCTGACCCCAATAGCACCAATAGTAAACGGAAAAGGTAATGAATGCAAACAAAATCCAGAAGGCAAGGTCTCCTATCCATGTACCTACCGGTCCCGGCCGGGTTGCATTTCTTATAAGGCTATAAATGTCTAAAAATATGCCCAGGACTATCCCAATCCCTAAGGAAACAGCCAATATCCTGCCGTCTAACATAACATCGGTAAATTCCATGGATTATCCCCCCGGACGCTCTTTTCAATATATTATTCAACTCATTTAAAAATTGTGCATATGCCGTTTGTCCGATTTTATTATAATCCATAATGCCAGTAAAAACCACAGGGCAAAAGATATGTAGTAAAGCTTCTGGTTTACCTCATACAGAATCATTGAGCTCTCGAGGTCCAGGTCAGGGATCTTATCCCGGTAATCCATCCACATGGCAACCACATCTTTCACATAGCTCTGGGTTTCCGGGAATGCAGGTATATTGAAGGGCTGTTCCCTTCCGTAACGGGCTACATTTCCCCTCCCGGCATTATATGCAGCCAGAACAGTAACGGTATTGCCGTTATAATCATCTAAAAGCATCCGCAAATACTTAGTCCCTGCCTCAATATTTGCGTAAGGGTCAAATATACAATCGTGCTCCACTGCGGGGGGAAGATGGTTTCCATCACAGGAGGAATGAGGCATCAGATACCTCCAGGTTGCAGGAGTAATCTGCATCAATCCGCGGGCCCCTGCCGGGGAAACAGCTTCCGGGTCAAAGTTGCTCTCCTTTTGTATAATGGCGGCAACAAGGGCCGGATCCAGGTCATTTTGAAGGGCGTGATAATTTATAATATCATCAAAGGGAACCCCTTTTAGTTCTTTTTTCGAAAGGGAATATCTGGAATACGCGGAAACCGTAGAAAAGACCATCTGCGTTTGTTCCATGTTATATTTAGTTATAAACCAGGACAAAATTATGGGGACGGTGCTCAATGTTAAAAGATAAACAGCCCAGGATTTATTTAAAGTTTCATTTACCCTGAACAGGTCCACCAGAATTACAAGAGGGCTTAATATTATAAAAATCAAAGTCTTGACCAGGTAATAAGGAAATAGGAGTATATGTACTAAAACAGACCTCTTTTTCCTTTTAAAGGCTGTAAATTTCAGCAGTGTCATAGAAGAGCCTCCTTTTAATGGAAAAAGTAGTAATTTATTAATGTATATATTTATTCTCCATTAGATTATAAAAATCCTTTAAAAAGAAAAAAGCTTCCATTAGAAGCCGTTAAAAACATTTTATTTAAATAAACGTCTAAAAAACCCTTTTTCTTTCTTCTTAATATCTCCGTGTTCACTGTAC is a genomic window of Koleobacter methoxysyntrophicus containing:
- a CDS encoding FtsB family cell division protein is translated as MYMSKQVPKRKRKFKIRHLIIMAVIIYIVSTFVSQQLKINEIKRQQLEVKGKIEAAILEKKELEEEIERLNSDEYIEELARKELGLIKPGDIIYKAVSSPQGTDSEKE
- the yabQ gene encoding spore cortex biosynthesis protein YabQ, coding for MEFTDVMLDGRILAVSLGIGIVLGIFLDIYSLIRNATRPGPVGTWIGDLAFWILFAFITFSVYYWCYWGQIRAYNIAAHLLGLFIYKTLLSRRFIVLFIKIGRVILWPYRALQRFCLWPFLIIKKLKL
- a CDS encoding lytic transglycosylase domain-containing protein; translated protein: MTLLKFTAFKRKKRSVLVHILLFPYYLVKTLIFIILSPLVILVDLFRVNETLNKSWAVYLLTLSTVPIILSWFITKYNMEQTQMVFSTVSAYSRYSLSKKELKGVPFDDIINYHALQNDLDPALVAAIIQKESNFDPEAVSPAGARGLMQITPATWRYLMPHSSCDGNHLPPAVEHDCIFDPYANIEAGTKYLRMLLDDYNGNTVTVLAAYNAGRGNVARYGREQPFNIPAFPETQSYVKDVVAMWMDYRDKIPDLDLESSMILYEVNQKLYYISFALWFLLALWIIIKSDKRHMHNF